The proteins below come from a single Serratia fonticola genomic window:
- a CDS encoding thiolase family protein, producing MKNANDIVVVSGVRTAIGTMGGSFKDTHQHDLGAAVIREAVARAGLQPAQIDEVVVGNVGQIAESGFIARICQLRAGLPNETTSYSVNRQCGSGLQAIVDCMLELQTGNAEITVACGTENMTQLPHYIRKARYGYRLGHGELEDGIVSILTWPEGPYHNGMTAEFVAERFHISREAMDEFAWCSQQKALAAIKEGHFTSQILPLEVREGKNSRLFATDEHPRDTPKEKYAQLKPAFKKDGTVTAATSSGINDGAAALVVTTRSNAEKLGLPIRMVIRGWAVAGCEAEIMGFGPAPATRKLMQKLNMSVHDIDLIELNEAFAAQSLAVINDLELDPAKVNVNGGAIALGHPVGASGAIIAVKLMYEMERRGVNTGLATMCIGGGQGISMLFERER from the coding sequence ATGAAAAATGCAAATGATATTGTCGTCGTCAGCGGCGTACGCACGGCGATCGGCACCATGGGCGGTAGCTTTAAAGATACACACCAGCATGATTTGGGCGCTGCGGTGATCCGTGAGGCCGTGGCCCGTGCCGGGCTGCAACCTGCACAAATTGATGAGGTGGTGGTAGGTAACGTCGGGCAAATCGCGGAGAGTGGCTTTATCGCCCGCATTTGCCAACTGCGCGCGGGCTTACCAAACGAAACAACATCCTATTCGGTAAACCGCCAGTGTGGTTCGGGTCTGCAAGCGATTGTCGATTGCATGCTGGAACTGCAAACCGGTAACGCCGAGATCACCGTCGCCTGTGGGACAGAGAATATGACTCAACTGCCCCACTATATTCGCAAGGCTCGTTACGGTTATCGCCTTGGGCATGGAGAGCTGGAAGACGGCATCGTCTCTATTTTAACCTGGCCAGAAGGCCCTTATCACAACGGTATGACCGCCGAGTTCGTCGCGGAACGTTTTCACATCAGCCGTGAGGCAATGGACGAGTTTGCCTGGTGCAGTCAGCAAAAAGCCTTGGCAGCCATCAAAGAGGGGCATTTTACCTCGCAAATCCTGCCGCTGGAGGTCCGTGAAGGCAAGAACAGCCGCCTGTTTGCCACCGATGAGCACCCAAGGGATACGCCGAAAGAAAAGTATGCGCAGCTGAAACCGGCGTTTAAAAAAGACGGCACGGTCACGGCAGCAACGTCATCAGGTATTAATGATGGAGCCGCCGCGCTGGTTGTCACCACCCGATCCAACGCTGAAAAACTGGGGCTACCAATCAGGATGGTGATCCGAGGCTGGGCAGTGGCAGGTTGCGAGGCAGAAATCATGGGCTTTGGCCCGGCTCCGGCAACTCGTAAACTGATGCAAAAGTTGAACATGTCGGTGCATGATATCGATCTTATTGAGCTAAATGAGGCCTTTGCCGCCCAATCATTGGCGGTGATTAACGATCTTGAGTTGGATCCGGCGAAAGTGAACGTCAACGGGGGAGCCATTGCGCTGGGGCACCCTGTTGGGGCCAGTGGTGCCATCATCGCCGTAAAACTGATGTATGAGATGGAGCGCCGTGGCGTCAATACCGGCTTAGCCACTATGTGTATCGGTGGAGGCCAAGGGATCTCTATGCTGTTTGAGCGGGAAAGGTAG
- a CDS encoding CdaR family transcriptional regulator — protein MLITLELANTIVKRAMSIIHYNVNVIDHQGVIIASGEAHRIGERHEVAFEVIKSRQRMTIENAQQAARYKNVQPGINHPIIVDDQVVMVIGISGNPAAIARYAELAILAAELLIKQSLAIREMNWQYRIRDLLLKQYLEVGDTEKGKEILHQLVQQEIDLSQPLLPVLINIETGGHLLGQTIDHILNKLSHILKSQRVILLSNDEILLIITAIDQTDATVKAINAFMETQLSHYTIGIGIESGSAGIFRQSVFMIKEMIEHARESLPLSRVINGQQFAFSGLLNEARSSSFTLYFKQRIDKLLMLGTGQMLLNTLSTYIAHNAELANAARELGVHRNTLTYRLNQIKEATSLDPFNFKELSQLMISLYYHQGTLLSNAAAGTNDPQ, from the coding sequence ATGCTGATCACCTTAGAGCTGGCGAATACCATTGTGAAACGAGCGATGAGTATTATCCATTATAACGTTAATGTTATTGACCATCAGGGCGTAATTATCGCTTCGGGCGAAGCACATAGGATCGGTGAGCGGCATGAAGTGGCATTTGAGGTGATAAAGAGCCGCCAGCGGATGACGATAGAAAATGCTCAGCAGGCCGCCCGGTACAAAAATGTGCAACCCGGTATCAATCATCCGATTATCGTGGATGATCAGGTGGTTATGGTGATAGGTATCAGTGGAAATCCCGCCGCGATTGCGCGTTACGCCGAGCTGGCCATCCTGGCGGCGGAGCTGTTGATCAAACAGTCTTTAGCTATCCGGGAAATGAACTGGCAATACCGTATCAGGGATCTGCTGCTAAAACAGTATCTGGAAGTGGGCGACACAGAGAAAGGAAAGGAAATACTTCACCAGTTGGTACAGCAAGAGATCGACCTGTCTCAACCCCTGTTGCCGGTATTGATCAATATTGAAACCGGAGGGCATTTATTGGGACAAACCATCGATCACATCCTCAATAAACTCTCACATATTTTAAAATCCCAGCGGGTAATATTGCTCAGCAATGATGAGATCCTGTTAATTATCACCGCTATCGACCAAACCGATGCCACAGTTAAAGCTATTAACGCATTTATGGAAACTCAGCTGAGCCATTACACTATTGGCATTGGGATAGAGTCTGGCTCTGCCGGAATTTTCCGCCAATCGGTATTTATGATCAAAGAGATGATAGAACATGCTCGTGAGTCGTTACCACTATCGCGAGTCATTAACGGCCAGCAGTTTGCCTTCAGCGGATTGTTGAATGAAGCCAGAAGCAGCTCATTCACCCTTTATTTCAAACAGAGAATCGATAAATTACTGATGCTAGGCACCGGTCAAATGCTGCTCAATACCTTGAGTACCTATATTGCGCACAATGCCGAACTGGCAAACGCGGCGCGGGAACTTGGGGTGCATCGCAATACGCTCACCTACCGGCTTAATCAGATCAAAGAAGCGACCTCATTGGATCCGTTTAACTTCAAGGAGCTTAGCCAACTGATGATTTCACTTTACTATCATCAGGGGACGTTGCTGTCTAATGCGGCGGCTGGCACCAACGATCCCCAATGA
- a CDS encoding GNAT family N-acetyltransferase has translation MEISWKALKGSSLSAQQLHDILALRMAVFVVEQTCPFQDIDGQDLLNSSLHVAGYSDGKLVAYARVLHVDDSPDAAKITRVIVDDSVRGQKLGVRLMEKTMSLIHGYEPGKAIKLSAQSHLVKFYEGFGFKTLSGEYLEDGIPHQDMEYTEA, from the coding sequence ATGGAAATAAGCTGGAAGGCATTGAAGGGCAGCAGCCTCAGCGCGCAGCAGTTGCATGATATTCTGGCGCTGCGCATGGCGGTGTTTGTCGTAGAGCAGACGTGCCCGTTTCAGGATATTGATGGACAGGATCTGCTTAATAGCAGCCTTCACGTTGCCGGATACAGCGACGGTAAGCTTGTCGCCTACGCGAGAGTGCTGCATGTGGATGATTCTCCGGATGCGGCCAAAATCACGCGAGTGATTGTTGATGATTCCGTCAGGGGTCAGAAGTTGGGTGTCAGGCTGATGGAAAAAACGATGTCCTTAATCCACGGTTACGAACCGGGCAAGGCGATAAAGCTCTCAGCACAGTCTCACCTGGTCAAATTCTATGAAGGATTCGGTTTCAAAACGTTATCCGGCGAATACCTTGAGGATGGCATACCCCATCAGGATATGGAGTATACGGAGGCGTAA
- a CDS encoding toll/interleukin-1 receptor domain-containing protein, with protein MSISTISSSISRLQKEIADIHHKISLETKKESDCNSRIGQIERSITKSTSLNTLKSKSAEVQRKQGEIAKIQVKKADLYKTLSGKEGQLLKVKQDLLKEEEKERKKQTIADERERKKLAEIEKKQQREQIDYQRRLRTEISQTANMVTSVNALVTPQNISHGNTVKYDLFISHASEDKEEFVRPLAETLESIGVKVWYDEFTLKVGDSLRKSIDQGLVNSKFGTVILSSAFCSKNWPQYELDSMVAREMNGHKMILPVWHKITKNEVISFSPALADKVALNTSLQSIEEIAGQLAEVILGTEV; from the coding sequence ATGTCAATATCAACTATTTCAAGTTCAATTAGCAGATTACAAAAGGAAATTGCAGATATCCACCACAAAATAAGTTTGGAGACAAAAAAAGAATCTGACTGCAATAGTCGAATCGGACAAATTGAAAGAAGCATTACCAAAAGTACTAGCCTTAACACACTGAAAAGTAAGAGCGCTGAAGTTCAAAGAAAGCAAGGTGAAATAGCCAAGATACAAGTAAAAAAAGCGGATTTGTATAAAACGCTATCAGGGAAAGAGGGACAGTTGTTAAAAGTCAAGCAAGATCTTCTTAAGGAGGAGGAAAAGGAGCGTAAAAAACAAACCATAGCCGACGAAAGAGAAAGAAAAAAACTTGCAGAGATAGAAAAAAAACAACAAAGAGAGCAAATTGACTACCAACGCAGGTTACGAACCGAAATAAGTCAGACAGCCAACATGGTTACTTCGGTGAACGCATTGGTAACCCCTCAGAATATTTCACATGGAAATACTGTGAAATATGACTTATTTATTTCTCACGCTTCAGAAGATAAAGAAGAATTTGTTCGCCCACTAGCTGAAACACTAGAAAGCATTGGAGTTAAAGTATGGTATGACGAGTTCACTTTGAAAGTCGGAGATAGCCTAAGAAAAAGTATCGATCAAGGCTTAGTAAATTCCAAATTTGGAACAGTAATTCTATCATCCGCATTTTGTTCGAAGAACTGGCCGCAATATGAACTTGACTCGATGGTTGCGAGGGAAATGAACGGTCATAAAATGATATTACCAGTCTGGCATAAAATCACAAAGAATGAAGTAATTAGTTTTAGCCCAGCACTTGCTGACAAGGTTGCGTTGAATACGTCTTTACAAAGCATCGAAGAGATAGCGGGGCAACTTGCAGAAGTAATATTGGGCACAGAAGTCTAA
- the tldD gene encoding metalloprotease TldD, with protein sequence MSLSFVSEQLLAVNKLSHQDLFSVLGQLAERRLDYADLYFQSSYHEAWVIEDGIIKDGSYNIDQGVGVRAVSGEKTGFAYADQITLNALNQSAQAARSIVRDSGNGKVHTLGEIGYQALYPLLDPLQSLPREEKIALLHRVDKVARAEDKRVQEVTASITGVYERILVAATDGTLAADVRPLVRFSVSVLVEEDGKRERGASGGGGRFGYDYFLEVVDGEVRADAFAKEAVRMALVNLSAVAAPAGTMPVVLGAGWPGVLLHEAVGHGLEGDFNRRGTSVFSGQMGQLVASELCTVVDDGTLQGRRGSLAIDDEGVPGQYNVLIENGILKGYMQDKLNARLMGVAPTGNGRRESYAHLPMPRMTNTYMLAGKSTPEDIIASVEYGLYAPNFGGGQVDITSGKFVFSTSEAYLIENGRVTKPVKGATLIGSGIEAMQQISMVGNDLALDKGVGVCGKEGQSLPVGVGQPTLKLDSLTVGGTA encoded by the coding sequence ATGAGCCTGTCGTTTGTCAGTGAGCAGTTACTCGCTGTGAATAAGCTGAGTCATCAAGACCTGTTCTCCGTATTGGGTCAACTGGCCGAACGCCGCCTCGATTACGCCGACCTCTATTTTCAGTCCAGCTACCACGAAGCCTGGGTGATTGAGGACGGCATCATTAAAGATGGCTCGTACAATATCGACCAGGGCGTTGGCGTGCGCGCGGTCAGCGGTGAAAAGACCGGCTTTGCCTATGCGGACCAAATCACCCTGAACGCCCTGAACCAAAGTGCACAGGCTGCTCGCAGCATTGTGCGTGACAGCGGCAATGGCAAAGTCCATACGCTGGGCGAGATCGGCTATCAGGCGCTGTATCCTTTGCTCGATCCGCTGCAAAGCCTGCCGCGGGAAGAGAAGATCGCGCTGTTGCACCGGGTAGACAAGGTCGCGCGTGCTGAAGACAAGCGCGTGCAGGAAGTAACGGCAAGCATCACCGGCGTGTATGAGCGGATATTGGTTGCGGCAACGGATGGCACTCTGGCGGCAGACGTTCGCCCGCTGGTGCGCTTCTCCGTCAGCGTGCTGGTGGAAGAAGACGGCAAGCGTGAGCGCGGAGCCAGCGGTGGTGGTGGCCGTTTTGGCTATGACTACTTCCTGGAAGTGGTGGATGGTGAAGTACGTGCCGATGCTTTTGCCAAAGAAGCGGTGCGTATGGCGCTGGTCAACCTATCTGCCGTGGCGGCTCCTGCGGGCACTATGCCTGTGGTACTAGGCGCGGGCTGGCCTGGGGTGCTGCTGCATGAAGCGGTCGGTCACGGGCTGGAAGGCGACTTCAACCGCCGTGGCACTTCAGTATTCAGTGGCCAGATGGGGCAGTTAGTAGCTTCTGAGCTGTGCACCGTGGTGGATGATGGCACCTTGCAAGGCCGCCGTGGTTCACTGGCGATCGATGACGAAGGTGTGCCTGGCCAATACAACGTGCTGATTGAGAACGGCATCCTGAAAGGCTATATGCAAGATAAGCTCAACGCACGGTTGATGGGCGTTGCGCCTACCGGTAATGGCCGCCGCGAGTCTTATGCTCACCTGCCAATGCCGCGTATGACCAACACCTACATGCTGGCGGGCAAGTCGACGCCAGAAGATATTATCGCCAGCGTAGAATATGGCCTGTATGCGCCGAACTTTGGTGGTGGTCAGGTGGATATCACCTCCGGGAAATTTGTCTTCTCTACCTCTGAAGCCTATCTGATCGAAAATGGCCGCGTCACCAAGCCGGTGAAGGGCGCCACGTTGATCGGTTCAGGTATTGAGGCGATGCAGCAGATTTCGATGGTGGGCAACGATCTGGCGCTGGATAAGGGCGTAGGCGTGTGCGGTAAAGAAGGGCAGAGCCTGCCTGTAGGGGTTGGCCAACCTACGCTGAAGCTGGATTCACTCACCGTGGGTGGCACGGCGTAA
- the nit1 gene encoding deaminated glutathione amidase produces the protein MKNANVALLQLCSGEQIRDNLAQIEQQIKQLNPGIKLVMTPENALLFANSAAYREHAETEGHGPLQQAVRDMARRYGVWLLVGSMPLISREDPTRITTSSLLFDDQGEIRGRYDKLHMFDVDINDIHAHYRESDTYQHGQQLTVVDTPVGRLGMTICYDLRFPGLYQALRAQGAELISVPAAFTRVTGEAHWEILLRARAIENQCVILAPAQVGRHGATRRTWGHSMVVDSWGNVLAENPDAVSALKVRVDTGKLHTIRKQMPVMQHNRFQPTLIAPVENSSNKE, from the coding sequence ATGAAAAATGCTAACGTTGCGTTATTACAGTTGTGTAGCGGTGAGCAGATACGGGACAACCTGGCCCAGATTGAGCAGCAGATCAAGCAGCTCAATCCCGGGATAAAACTGGTGATGACTCCGGAGAACGCCTTACTGTTTGCCAACTCGGCCGCCTACCGTGAACATGCGGAAACGGAAGGTCACGGGCCGCTGCAGCAGGCGGTGCGTGATATGGCTCGCCGTTATGGAGTATGGTTGCTGGTTGGCTCTATGCCATTGATCAGCCGCGAAGATCCGACACGCATCACCACCAGCAGCCTGCTGTTTGACGATCAGGGCGAAATCCGTGGCCGTTACGACAAACTGCACATGTTCGACGTGGATATCAATGATATCCATGCCCATTACCGCGAGTCGGATACCTATCAGCATGGCCAGCAATTAACGGTGGTTGATACGCCGGTTGGCCGCTTGGGCATGACGATATGCTACGACCTGCGCTTCCCTGGCCTGTATCAGGCGCTGCGCGCGCAAGGTGCGGAACTGATCTCGGTGCCCGCCGCATTTACCCGCGTGACCGGTGAGGCACACTGGGAGATTTTGCTGCGTGCCCGCGCTATCGAGAACCAGTGTGTGATCCTGGCTCCTGCGCAGGTAGGCCGTCACGGGGCCACCCGCCGCACCTGGGGACATTCCATGGTGGTAGACAGCTGGGGCAATGTGCTGGCAGAAAACCCCGACGCGGTCTCCGCGCTGAAAGTGCGCGTGGATACCGGCAAGTTGCATACCATCCGCAAACAGATGCCGGTGATGCAGCACAACCGATTCCAGCCGACGCTGATTGCGCCGGTTGAAAACTCCTCCAATAAAGAGTGA
- the yhdP gene encoding AsmA2 domain-containing protein YhdP, translating into MRRLPGILLATGAILIVVVALLISGLRLVLPELNHYRPQLLEKVQAIAGVPVEADYVQGSWETFGPTLEARNIRLALPKSTIQIERVTLALDVWQSLLHWRWQFRDLTFYQLQLDLNTTLGGEGSNGNGLTPNGVSDLFLYQLDHFDLRNSRLSFLTPSGSRAEFHIPQMTWLNSQNRHRAEGQISLTSLNGQHGAVQLRLDLRDEQGLLNTGTIYMQADEIDMKPWFSRWLQTNTGLESADFSLAAWLNIKNGAIYSGNVLLNKGTASWSAGGDQHRLDVDNLALALSREGNGWQVHVPALNLKTDGQAWAPGTLTALWLPENTQFIGPNQSEELRIRATGIQLERLEALLPTFSFLSPEVLEHWKDLQPSGMLRALALDIPLQQPEKTRFQAWWQDLSWQHWKLLPGVDHFSGALTGGVENGRLTLGLNNSTLPYGDMFRAPLEIGRASGALTWQNNAQGWQLASQSLDVQAKSLWINGDFRYQQPANGEPWLDILAGIRLYDAGDAWRYFPEPLMGKHLVDYLSEAIQGGQVDNASLIYAGDPQHFPYEKNEGQFQVFVPLRHATFQFQPEWPALDDLAIDLDFANNGLWMNAPQTKLGNATGRNISAVIPDYSKQRLLIDADVAGTGQAIHDYFMQTPLDDSVGAALDELQVGGNVSGRLHLNIPLDGELVNASGEVTLNNNSLLVKPLESQLERVSGKFRFDNGNLQSDTLTANWFGQPLTVNFDTLEGKQDYKVNVGLKGDWQPAKVEGLPPEFAKKLAGSAAWQGKVAINLPHKGELNYEIGVNADLKKVSSHLPSPLNKAAGEALPVSVKVNGGLQGFMLNGSAGKQNHFNSEWLLAKQQVTLARAAWQTGGSTTPTLPKDKSLVLNLPALDGEQWLGLLAPAMKQSSGAGKVGNFVFPTSVTLETPQLTLGGQAWHNLQLAVVQQLAGTTVTAKGKEIDGSLSMPDKGVWRADLGYLYYNPQFASGDGSAGGTNPLDSKERISFQDWPSLMLRCKSCWMMGQNLGTVEADLKREGDSLVLSHGLVDTGYGRMSATGLWKQNAQEERSALKGKLLGSKIDRTASFFGVIIPLKDAPYDIDFDLHWHGQPWKPQINTLNGTMKVDLGKGEIDNVGGGRAGQLLRLVSFDALLRKLQFDFRDTFGNGFYFDSIRGTIWAKDGIMHTDNFLVDGLAADIAMSGQIDLVKRQIDMQAVIAPEISATVGVATAFVINPIVGAAVFAASKVLGPLWSKISFIRYDITGSLDHPSIHEVLRKPKEDKSP; encoded by the coding sequence GTGAGGCGACTGCCCGGGATCCTGTTAGCCACAGGCGCCATTTTGATAGTTGTTGTGGCGTTGCTGATCAGCGGGTTGCGTCTGGTGCTGCCTGAGCTTAACCACTATCGCCCGCAATTGCTGGAGAAGGTGCAGGCGATCGCCGGGGTGCCCGTCGAAGCCGACTATGTCCAGGGCAGTTGGGAAACCTTTGGCCCAACGCTGGAAGCCCGCAACATCCGTTTGGCCTTGCCAAAAAGCACGATCCAGATCGAGCGGGTCACGCTGGCGCTGGACGTGTGGCAATCCCTGCTGCATTGGCGCTGGCAGTTCCGCGATCTCACCTTCTATCAACTGCAGCTCGATCTTAACACGACGCTCGGGGGTGAAGGCAGTAATGGAAATGGCCTTACCCCAAACGGGGTCAGCGATCTGTTCCTGTATCAATTGGATCACTTTGATCTGCGCAACAGCCGCCTCTCGTTCCTTACCCCATCAGGCTCGCGTGCTGAATTCCACATCCCGCAAATGACCTGGCTCAACAGCCAAAACCGCCACCGCGCAGAAGGTCAAATCAGCCTGACCAGTCTGAATGGCCAGCATGGTGCGGTCCAGCTACGTCTGGATCTGCGGGATGAGCAGGGGTTGCTCAACACCGGCACCATTTATATGCAGGCCGATGAGATCGACATGAAGCCCTGGTTCAGCCGCTGGCTGCAAACCAATACCGGTCTCGAAAGCGCCGATTTCAGCCTGGCCGCCTGGCTCAATATCAAGAATGGTGCAATCTACAGCGGTAATGTCCTGCTTAATAAAGGCACCGCCAGTTGGTCAGCGGGTGGCGATCAACACCGGCTGGACGTCGATAATCTGGCGCTGGCACTGAGCCGTGAGGGCAACGGCTGGCAGGTGCATGTGCCAGCCCTGAACCTGAAAACCGATGGCCAAGCCTGGGCACCGGGAACCCTTACTGCGCTGTGGTTGCCGGAAAATACCCAATTTATCGGGCCAAACCAGAGTGAAGAACTCCGTATCCGTGCCACCGGCATCCAGTTGGAACGGTTGGAAGCGTTGCTGCCTACCTTCTCGTTCCTCAGCCCGGAAGTGCTGGAGCACTGGAAAGACTTACAACCTAGCGGCATGCTCAGGGCGCTGGCGCTGGATATCCCACTGCAACAGCCGGAAAAAACCCGTTTTCAGGCGTGGTGGCAGGATCTGAGCTGGCAACACTGGAAACTGTTGCCGGGCGTCGATCACTTTTCCGGCGCGTTAACCGGGGGCGTGGAAAACGGCCGTCTGACGCTGGGGCTGAACAACAGCACGCTGCCTTATGGCGATATGTTCCGGGCACCGTTGGAGATCGGCCGTGCGAGCGGGGCGTTGACCTGGCAAAACAACGCTCAAGGCTGGCAATTGGCAAGTCAAAGTCTGGATGTACAGGCCAAATCCCTGTGGATTAACGGTGATTTCCGCTATCAGCAACCGGCCAACGGCGAGCCTTGGCTGGATATTCTGGCTGGCATCCGTTTGTATGATGCCGGCGATGCCTGGCGTTATTTCCCTGAACCGCTGATGGGTAAACATTTGGTGGATTACCTCAGCGAAGCGATCCAGGGTGGGCAGGTTGATAATGCTTCCCTGATTTATGCGGGCGATCCACAGCACTTCCCATATGAGAAGAACGAAGGGCAGTTTCAGGTGTTTGTCCCACTACGCCATGCTACCTTCCAGTTCCAGCCGGAATGGCCAGCGCTGGACGATCTGGCGATCGACCTCGACTTTGCCAACAATGGCCTGTGGATGAATGCGCCGCAAACCAAACTGGGCAATGCGACGGGCAGAAACATTAGCGCCGTCATTCCGGACTATAGCAAACAACGCCTGTTGATTGATGCCGACGTTGCGGGGACCGGGCAAGCTATCCACGACTATTTCATGCAGACCCCACTGGATGACTCTGTCGGGGCGGCATTAGATGAGCTGCAGGTGGGTGGCAATGTAAGTGGGCGCTTACATCTGAATATTCCGTTGGACGGTGAGCTGGTTAACGCCAGCGGTGAAGTGACGCTGAATAACAACTCGCTGTTGGTCAAGCCGCTGGAGAGCCAGCTAGAGAGAGTGAGCGGCAAGTTCCGTTTCGACAACGGCAACCTGCAGAGCGATACCCTGACGGCCAACTGGTTTGGGCAGCCGCTGACGGTCAACTTCGATACGCTGGAAGGCAAACAGGATTATAAGGTTAACGTTGGGCTGAAAGGCGATTGGCAACCGGCCAAGGTTGAAGGCCTGCCGCCAGAGTTTGCCAAAAAGCTGGCAGGCAGCGCGGCCTGGCAGGGTAAAGTGGCGATCAACCTGCCGCATAAAGGCGAGCTGAACTATGAGATTGGTGTGAATGCCGATCTGAAAAAAGTAAGCAGTCACTTACCTTCTCCCCTGAATAAAGCCGCAGGGGAAGCGTTACCGGTTAGCGTAAAAGTGAATGGCGGCCTGCAAGGATTTATGCTCAATGGCAGTGCGGGCAAGCAAAACCACTTCAACAGCGAATGGCTGCTGGCCAAACAGCAGGTGACGCTGGCACGTGCCGCCTGGCAAACCGGTGGTTCCACTACCCCAACGTTACCCAAAGATAAATCCCTGGTGCTCAATCTGCCCGCGCTGGATGGCGAGCAATGGCTGGGGCTATTGGCACCGGCGATGAAGCAAAGCAGCGGTGCAGGCAAGGTGGGCAACTTTGTGTTCCCAACCAGCGTAACGCTCGAAACCCCACAGCTGACGCTGGGCGGACAGGCGTGGCATAACCTTCAGCTGGCGGTCGTGCAGCAGTTGGCGGGAACGACCGTCACTGCCAAGGGTAAAGAGATTGATGGTAGTCTGTCGATGCCGGATAAGGGCGTGTGGCGCGCGGATCTCGGCTATCTTTACTACAACCCGCAGTTTGCCAGCGGCGATGGCAGTGCTGGCGGTACCAACCCGTTGGACTCGAAGGAGCGGATCTCTTTCCAGGATTGGCCTTCGCTGATGTTGCGTTGTAAATCCTGCTGGATGATGGGGCAGAATCTTGGCACGGTGGAGGCCGATCTCAAACGTGAGGGGGACTCGCTGGTGCTAAGCCATGGCTTGGTGGACACCGGCTATGGCCGTATGAGCGCCACCGGCCTGTGGAAACAGAACGCTCAGGAAGAGCGCAGTGCATTAAAGGGCAAACTGCTGGGCAGCAAAATCGATCGTACCGCCAGTTTCTTCGGCGTGATCATTCCATTAAAAGACGCACCCTACGATATCGATTTTGATCTGCACTGGCATGGGCAGCCATGGAAACCGCAGATCAACACGCTCAATGGCACGATGAAGGTCGATCTGGGCAAAGGCGAGATTGATAACGTCGGCGGTGGCCGAGCTGGGCAGTTGTTACGCCTGGTCAGCTTTGATGCCCTGCTGCGTAAATTACAGTTCGACTTCCGTGATACTTTCGGTAATGGATTTTACTTTGACTCCATACGCGGCACTATCTGGGCGAAAGATGGCATAATGCATACAGATAACTTTTTGGTGGATGGGCTGGCGGCGGATATCGCCATGAGCGGCCAGATCGACCTGGTGAAACGCCAGATTGATATGCAGGCCGTGATAGCGCCAGAGATCTCGGCGACGGTTGGCGTGGCGACCGCGTTTGTGATCAACCCGATTGTGGGGGCGGCGGTGTTTGCAGCCTCGAAAGTGCTGGGGCCGTTGTGGAGCAAGATCTCGTTTATCCGCTATGACATTACCGGTAGCCTGGACCACCCAAGTATTCATGAGGTGTTGCGTAAGCCAAAAGAGGATAAATCGCCATGA